A genome region from Mesorhizobium sp. B2-1-8 includes the following:
- a CDS encoding ABC transporter ATP-binding protein/permease, with the protein MRNFWGLMRAYWVSDRWKEAWTLTLVIALLTALSSKASVWFAVASGELVNSIAFLHDAANTRPLETILTNAGVLVLLVLLKDAGFTGIRNLVSATLHRKWRGWLNDQFNQALLDGNHTHFHAQHGAADGGIVAPDNVDQRIQESIKDMTGGAIGLAMGVLGLATSLYFIGQNLLQSSVEVKGLEFLGSYGSAILALLAVATYVPLNTWIAVKLGSLLERLNIRMQKAEGSYRSELTTFLRRSFHVAASHGEGVQKMMHDRLYVDIDRTWGRLNVVNTSYMSFELIYNFVGARIVAYAPGLLPFIHSRLDYKGYITGSEMVAQLISQCSWFIHVMPAIATLRANSQRVTELANAIENVQHPQVFYSQSGRSDFHYASQNPVFGLTIQKLELAHQGEDATPFLSSANLRFRRGEWTFLKGESGCGKTSLIKAINGLWPYGRGTIVFPEGVKSFYAAQEVKLPQVSLKQLVCLPGSERDHGDAQVASALHKAGLGDFIEHIANESREGKSWDQVLSGGQKQKLVVARIILQQPGLLFLDEATGALDPDGKIAFHQAIKDNCPDVTVISVMHEAVAPRSAAGTEFYHSMVLIADGVATKKPLAPSLPLELTTILAQPRPVEDKWTRFSRRLKQK; encoded by the coding sequence ATGCGCAATTTCTGGGGGCTCATGCGAGCCTACTGGGTCTCGGACCGCTGGAAGGAAGCCTGGACGCTGACGCTGGTGATCGCGTTGCTCACCGCGCTGTCCAGCAAGGCCAGCGTGTGGTTCGCCGTGGCTTCGGGCGAATTGGTGAATTCGATCGCCTTCCTGCACGACGCAGCCAACACCCGCCCGCTGGAGACAATCCTGACCAACGCCGGCGTACTGGTACTGCTGGTCCTGCTCAAGGATGCCGGCTTTACCGGTATACGCAATCTCGTCTCGGCAACCTTGCACCGCAAATGGCGTGGCTGGCTGAACGACCAATTCAACCAGGCCCTGCTCGACGGCAACCATACCCATTTCCATGCTCAACATGGTGCCGCGGACGGCGGCATCGTTGCGCCCGACAATGTCGACCAGCGCATCCAGGAATCGATCAAGGACATGACCGGCGGTGCGATCGGCCTCGCCATGGGCGTGCTGGGGTTGGCGACTTCGCTCTACTTTATCGGCCAGAACCTGTTGCAATCGTCCGTGGAGGTCAAAGGTCTGGAGTTCCTTGGCAGCTACGGCAGCGCTATTCTCGCCCTTCTCGCGGTCGCCACTTACGTGCCCCTCAATACCTGGATCGCAGTCAAGCTCGGCAGCCTGCTGGAACGTCTCAATATTCGCATGCAGAAGGCGGAGGGAAGCTATCGTAGCGAACTGACGACATTTCTGCGCCGCAGTTTCCATGTCGCCGCCTCACATGGCGAGGGCGTGCAGAAAATGATGCACGACCGGCTCTACGTCGACATCGATCGCACCTGGGGACGGCTGAATGTCGTCAACACCAGCTATATGTCGTTCGAGCTGATCTACAACTTCGTCGGCGCCCGTATCGTAGCCTATGCTCCAGGCCTGCTGCCGTTCATCCACAGCCGCCTGGACTATAAAGGCTACATCACCGGCTCCGAAATGGTGGCCCAGCTCATCAGCCAGTGTTCGTGGTTTATCCATGTCATGCCCGCTATCGCCACGCTTCGCGCCAACAGCCAGCGTGTGACGGAGCTCGCCAACGCGATCGAGAATGTCCAGCACCCACAGGTATTTTACAGCCAGAGCGGCCGTTCCGATTTCCACTACGCCAGCCAGAATCCGGTTTTCGGCCTGACCATCCAGAAGCTGGAATTGGCGCATCAGGGCGAGGACGCGACGCCCTTCCTCAGCTCCGCCAACCTGCGCTTCCGGCGCGGCGAATGGACCTTCCTGAAAGGTGAATCCGGTTGCGGCAAGACCTCGCTGATCAAGGCGATCAACGGCCTGTGGCCCTATGGTCGCGGCACCATCGTCTTCCCCGAGGGCGTGAAGAGTTTTTATGCCGCCCAGGAGGTCAAGCTGCCGCAGGTGTCTTTGAAGCAGCTGGTTTGCCTGCCGGGCTCCGAACGCGACCATGGCGATGCCCAGGTCGCGTCGGCGCTGCACAAGGCTGGCCTTGGCGATTTCATCGAACACATCGCCAATGAAAGCCGCGAGGGCAAAAGCTGGGATCAGGTCCTGTCGGGCGGCCAGAAACAGAAGCTGGTGGTGGCTCGTATCATACTGCAACAACCGGGACTGTTGTTCCTCGACGAGGCGACCGGTGCTCTCGACCCTGACGGCAAGATTGCCTTCCACCAGGCCATCAAGGACAACTGCCCCGATGTGACGGTGATCAGCGTCATGCACGAAGCCGTGGCGCCGAGATCGGCTGCCGGCACCGAGTTCTACCACTCGATGGTCCTGATCGCCGACGGCGTCGCCACGAAGAAGCCGCTCGCCCCGAGCCTGCCCCTCGAACTCACCACGATCCTGGCCCAGCCAAGGCCGGTCGAGGACAAATGGACGCGTTTCTCGCGCCGGCTGAAGCAGAAATAA
- a CDS encoding DsbA family oxidoreductase: MSEANAITVDVVSDVVCPWCFIGQKRLDKAVAAAGDVEVHIRWRPFQLDPTIPPQGKDRREYMLAKFGSDERIREIHARIEPLGEAEGISFAFDAIKVAPNTLDAHRLIRWAGAAGEDVQNRLVRRLFQLNFEEGVNIGDHTVLVEAAREAGMDASVVETLLPSDADVEAVRTEIATASRMGITGVPCFLLEGKYAVMGAQDADTLADAIRQVAAAKARGELEKAG; this comes from the coding sequence ATGAGCGAAGCGAACGCCATAACCGTCGATGTGGTGTCGGACGTCGTCTGCCCGTGGTGCTTCATCGGTCAGAAACGGCTGGACAAGGCGGTCGCCGCGGCCGGAGATGTCGAAGTGCATATACGCTGGCGGCCGTTCCAGCTCGATCCGACCATTCCGCCGCAAGGCAAGGACCGCCGCGAATACATGCTGGCCAAGTTCGGCAGCGACGAGCGCATTCGCGAAATTCATGCCCGCATCGAACCACTTGGCGAGGCCGAGGGCATTTCCTTTGCCTTCGACGCCATCAAGGTGGCGCCGAATACGCTCGACGCGCATCGGTTGATACGCTGGGCCGGTGCCGCCGGCGAGGACGTTCAGAACCGGCTGGTGCGCCGCCTGTTCCAGCTGAATTTCGAGGAAGGCGTCAACATCGGCGACCACACCGTGCTGGTCGAAGCTGCCCGCGAGGCCGGCATGGACGCCTCGGTCGTTGAAACGCTCTTGCCGAGCGATGCCGATGTCGAGGCGGTTCGAACGGAAATCGCCACCGCTTCGCGCATGGGGATCACAGGCGTGCCGTGCTTCCTGCTCGAGGGGAAATATGCCGTGATGGGCGCGCAGGACGCGGACACGTTGGCTGATGCGATCCGTCAGGTCGCGGCCGCCAAGGCGCGTGGGGAGTTGGAGAAGGCCGGCTGA